A region of the Campylobacter showae CSUNSWCD genome:
CTCTCTCCTTTAAATTGCTAGGCGCATTATACAACATTGAGCGGATAATTGTCAAGGGCTATAGTTAAAAAAAATTGTTTAGATAACTTTAGTGTAGTTAGCTCAAGGTTAGAAATGTAAAAATTGGGTGTGGTGAGTGGCGCGCGGGAAAAATTGAATAAATTTAATGTAAGAGTAGGTTAAATTTGATTTTATTGCTAGAAATTTTATGAATCTAAAATTTGATGTGTTAAATTTTGAAAAATAATAAGAAGTAAAATTTGAAAGAAAAGCCCCAAATTCGGGGCTTAGGATTATTTATCTCTGAGATTTAGCTCAGCGATAACTTTTGTGTAAGCTGCGTAATCTTTAGCTTTTAGATATTTCATCAAGCGTTTTCTGCGACCTACTATCTTAAGTAGTCCGAGGCGAGACGAGTGATCTTTTTTGTAGATTTTTAGGTGCTCGGTTAGCTCCTCGACCCTTGCTGTCAGCAATGCGATCTGAACTTCCGGAGAACCTGTATCTTTTTCTTTTCTAGCGAATTTCGCAACAATTTCTGCTTTTTTAGCCGAATCCAAAGCCATAATGACCTCCTGATTGGTGAGATTAAAAAAGGCGATTATATCATAAAAATCAAAAAATGCGGCACCTGTTTTAAAAAATATTGATTTAATCAAATTTGCAGATAAAATTTAATAAAATATCAGCAAAAAATTTAAGGGGAATTTATGCTTTTGACAAAAGCGAGCGAATATGCGCTGCTTTCGCTGATTTATATAGCGCAAAAAGACGCTCCCTCGGACGTCGATACGATGTCGGGCGAACTTGAGATATCAAAAAGCTTTTTGGCTAAAATTTTGCAAAATTTGGCCAGAGAGGGCATTTTGGTTTCGTTTAAGGGTGCAAACGGCGGATTTATGCTCGCGCAAAAACCTGAAGAAATCAGCATAAAAAGAATAATCGAAAGCGCAGAAAAGCGTAAAATGGCGGTATTTGAGTGTTCTATCTCGGCCGATAGTTGTGCCTCTAGCAAGGGCGGAATGTGTCAAATCTGGCCGATGTTTAGTGCGCTGCAGTCTAAAATAGACGATTTTTTAGATACAATTACGTTAGCAAATATAATCAAGA
Encoded here:
- the rpsO gene encoding 30S ribosomal protein S15, giving the protein MALDSAKKAEIVAKFARKEKDTGSPEVQIALLTARVEELTEHLKIYKKDHSSRLGLLKIVGRRKRLMKYLKAKDYAAYTKVIAELNLRDK
- a CDS encoding RrF2 family transcriptional regulator, producing the protein MLLTKASEYALLSLIYIAQKDAPSDVDTMSGELEISKSFLAKILQNLAREGILVSFKGANGGFMLAQKPEEISIKRIIESAEKRKMAVFECSISADSCASSKGGMCQIWPMFSALQSKIDDFLDTITLANIIKK